The Fusobacterium necrophorum subsp. necrophorum genome includes the window AAGATACTTTATTTTTATGATAATTCTGTCCTTGAAAAAGCGGAAAAAGTAAAGCTTTCCGAACGAGGAGAATTGGAAATTACTCCTATTAATCAGATGTATTTGGAAGAAGGGAGTTTGCAATTGATAAATCTCGGAAGAGGAATGGCTTGGTTGGATACAGGAACACAGGATGCTTTATTGGAAGCATCCAATTTTGTAAAGACAATTCAATCATGACAAGGAATTATGGTTGCCTGTTTGGAAGAAATTGCCTATCGAAACGGTTGGATTGATAGAAATCAAATACAAGATATGATAAGGACACTATCAAAAACAAAGTATGGAGAGTATTTACTGGAGTTGTTACGGGAGAGTGAAAGATGTCGAAATATCAAAAAATAGAAACAAGTCTAAGAGAGCTATATATTGTGACTTCTCCTTTCTATCCAGATTCTCGTGGATTTTTTTCAGAAATGTATCATAAAAAGGAATTTGCAAAAATAGGGTTTACAAAAGAATTTGTACAAGATAACTATTCTTGCTCTAAAAGAGGTGTTTTGAGAGGTTTGCATTTTCAAAAGAAACATCCACAGGAAAAATTACTTCGAGTCTTGAAAGGGAGGATTTTGGATGTGGTATTGGATTTGAGAATGGGAAGTGAAAGCTTTGGAAAATATTTTTCTATCGAGTTATCTGCAGAAAATCAAAAAATGCTTTATATTCCTGCAGGGATGGCTCACGGTTTTTTGAGTTTGGAAGAGGATACAAAAGTTTTTTATAATTTAAAAAAATATCTTAATTTTTGTAGCTACATATAGTATTATATACTCAAGAGGGGAGGAATGTAAATGAAAAATGCATTCTTGGGAGATAATCATAATGATATGTGCCACAATAGAGTACATTATAAAAATTGCAAAGTGGCTAATCAAAGTGATTAGGAGGTTCAGAGGGCGTTAAGCCCCTTTCCTCCCCTCCCTCTTGACAAACAAAAGGAGGTAAGAGCATGTATGGACAAATGGTGGGAAATAGCTTTTAAGATATTTGTAGTAGTAAAAACTATAGAGTATCTCTATAAGCTTTATAAATGGATTAAAAATAAAAAAAATAAGGACTCTTAACATGATAGTTTAGAAATCCTTATTTTAAAATGCATTCTTGGTAATTCTATATTATCCTATTTTTCTAAAAAAGTCAAGGAGAAAAATTATGGAAGAAAAAAAGTGTAAATTGCAATAGTAAATGTCACACTAAGAAAAATATTTTGTAAGTTCTTTAGAATATACTTCTAAGGAACTTTTCCCATTAAATAATTTTCTTGGATATGAATTCATCCACTCTTCTATTCTTATTATTTCTTCTTCGCTTATAGAACCTATATCTACTCCCTTTTTTATATAGCGCCTAATTAATTTATTATTATTTTCATTACTTCCTCTTTCTCCTGAACTATAACTATGCGCATAAAAGTATTCTATTCCTAACTCTTCTATTGCTTCAGCATTCATAAATTCGCTTCCATTATCACTTGTAATTGTCTTTATTAGTTCTGGATATTCTCTAACAATATTTTTTACTGTTTCCACAACATCTTTTACTGTTTTAGACTTTAATTTTCTTATTACTTCTAATCTTGATTTTCTATCTGTAAGAACTAAAAGACATGAAGAGCTTCCTCTTTTGCCTACAACAGTGTCCATCTCAAAATGACCTATTTCCTCTCTATTATTAATTAGCTGTGCCCTTTGTTCTATTGATTTTCCTCCTTGTTTTCTTATTCTTTTTTCTTTGAGAGATTTTTTTCTTATATCTTTTTTGTAACACATATCTTTCTCAGTAAATTTTATAAATAATTCTTTATGAATATAGTTATACAATGTTTTTAATGATATATTTACATTGAAACCCTTCTTTTTAGCACTTTCTAAAGCTGCATAGGGAGAATTTTTATCAATAAGCATAGAGTTTTCTAGAAAATTAATTAATTCATAATTCTTATCTATTTTTAAATTACCTTCTTTTTTTCTTTGAGAATCATTATATTTTCTTTGAGCTTTATGCGCAGAGTATGTGTCGTAAAGAGATAAATCAGAGTTTTGTAATCCTTCTACCCAACCTCTTTTAATTTCTCTTTGAATAGTTCTCCTAGAAACATCAATTAACTGAGCAATCTTAGTTTTAGAATAACCTAATTTAAAGTAAGCTTCAATTTTTCCTCTTTTAATGGAAGTTAAATGTTTACCTTTTTCTCTTTTTATAGTATACTTTTGTTGAACCATAGTAGTTTATCTCCTTTTGATTGATCGGCAAATTAATCATATCATAGAAAACTACTTATGGTTCTTTTTATTTTATTTTAGTGTGACACTTTATTTTACAACTTAAAATGGAAGAAAAAAAGAACAAAATGGGACGACCTACAGACTCTAAAAAAAATCTAATGCTGAGAATTAGGTTAGATGAAGAAACGCACAAAAAACTTGAAAAACTTGCTCAAAGTGAGAATGTTTCTATGTCTGAGTTTGTCAGAAACTTCATAAAAGTTCAGCATAAGAAAAAATTCAAATGAGAGCGGAATTGGCTGCTCTTTTTTTCTTTAGGAAATTATAGATTGAAAGAAGGAGTAATATGTTAAAAAAATTTAATATTTGAAGAAGAAAAAAGGATTCTTCTTTTTCTTCCTTTGTAAGAGTGCCATATGTATTTTTAAAGTATCTGATTTTCTACGTGCATAAAAACCAAAACGAGAAATCATTTTAAAATGTTTTGGAGGAAGATGAATCAATACTTGTTGGATAAATTTTTCTCGAGACATGGTGACATATGTTTTTTCTTTATTATTTGCTAAATCATGAAAAAAGAAAGTTACCTCTTTTTCTTTTTTTATACCTTAAAATACACCTCAAATAGCGAAAGGAGGTCTTATGGTCGTGGAATCAAATAGCGGGAAATATGGAATTACAATAGCCTGCGTTTTATTATTTGGGAAAGATAATACGATCATGTCTGTGTT containing:
- a CDS encoding ribbon-helix-helix protein, CopG family, producing MLRIRLDEETHKKLEKLAQSENVSMSEFVRNFIKVQHKKKFK
- a CDS encoding transposase; the protein is MKKEKEVTFFFHDLANNKEKTYVTMSREKFIQQVLIHLPPKHFKMISRFGFYARRKSDTLKIHMALLQRKKKKNPFFFFKY
- the rfbC gene encoding dTDP-4-dehydrorhamnose 3,5-epimerase, which gives rise to MSKYQKIETSLRELYIVTSPFYPDSRGFFSEMYHKKEFAKIGFTKEFVQDNYSCSKRGVLRGLHFQKKHPQEKLLRVLKGRILDVVLDLRMGSESFGKYFSIELSAENQKMLYIPAGMAHGFLSLEEDTKVFYNLKKYLNFCSYI
- a CDS encoding IS30 family transposase; the encoded protein is MVQQKYTIKREKGKHLTSIKRGKIEAYFKLGYSKTKIAQLIDVSRRTIQREIKRGWVEGLQNSDLSLYDTYSAHKAQRKYNDSQRKKEGNLKIDKNYELINFLENSMLIDKNSPYAALESAKKKGFNVNISLKTLYNYIHKELFIKFTEKDMCYKKDIRKKSLKEKRIRKQGGKSIEQRAQLINNREEIGHFEMDTVVGKRGSSSCLLVLTDRKSRLEVIRKLKSKTVKDVVETVKNIVREYPELIKTITSDNGSEFMNAEAIEELGIEYFYAHSYSSGERGSNENNNKLIRRYIKKGVDIGSISEEEIIRIEEWMNSYPRKLFNGKSSLEVYSKELTKYFS